The Acutalibacter muris genomic sequence TCATTGATGTAAAAAAATAGATTGACTGTTCACCAGCCAATCTAAATTATAATGGTATTTGATTTTTTTATCTTCTCTATCCAGTCACTTTTTCTGCAATAATAACCGTGTGTCCCCTCTGTTTGATTTTTGCAATCTGCTTCCGCAGTATTTCAATCGCGCTCATATCTAAATTAGCAGATGGCTCGTCTAAAACAAATACTTTTGGTTGCATAGCAAATACGGAAGCAAACGCTAATGATTGTTTTTCACCGCCGGACATAGAAAAGATACCTCTATGTTCTAAGCTCTCGATATGCAAATCATGTATGGTTTTTGAAATGCGCTCTGCAATTTTCACAGGTGGAAGTCCTTCATTTTCCAATCCAAAAGCAAGCCCACTGTCGGAATCTAAATTAAAAAATTGTGATTTCGGGTTTTGGAAAACAGAACCAACTGTTTTTGCCAGCTCATATATTTTTGTATCTGCAACTACCTTACCGCTAACGCATACTTTCCCCGATAAATACTCACCGGGAGTAAAGTATGGAATTAAGCCATTGATTAGTTTCGTTATTGTTGTTTTACCACAGCCGCTTTCTCCACACAATAAAAGGCACTCCCCTTGTCGTATGTGCAAAGAAATATCTCGTAATGTACCATACTGTTCATCATAGGAGAAATTTACATTTTCTAAATCTACCATAGTTCTGTACCTCTCATTATATCACAAAAGCTGCAAAGACAAAAAATAATTCCCCCGTCAAAATCAAGTAGTCTATTGCTCTGAACCGAAGTCGAATGATACTTGTCTTTTTTGAGGGATTTTCAATTCCTCTTGTGACAGCAGCCGCAGACAGCTCCCCAAATCAGTTCTGTAGAGCTTCCCATAAATAATAAAGTTTGATAAAAGCAATAATAATATTTTTGTTCGGGGGTCAATCTGTAAATGTCTGCTATGGTTTTCTTTATCCGTTTCAAATCATTCCTGCTTTCTGAAAATGTTTTTTGAACATTGCCCTTGCAATCATTACCCCGATCAGACCGCCTACGATGGGCGTAACAAGCATAACAATCAACATAGGGGCAGACGACAACATTTCCAAAGCAGTAACATAAGTTTCCGGCATTCCCTGTTCTGCAATCTGCATGAAAAAGCTGCTTTTAAACAGCCAAATAGGAAGCGGTGAGCCTACCATACCATAAGAAAATAAGATGAACGCAATAGCATTTCCCTTAAAACTACTATAATGCGTCAAAAAGCGTAAAAGTTCTGCAAGCAAACAAGATATTATAAATGTTATCAAGATAACTACCGTAAATTGCCCCGTAATGAAATAAAGAAGCCCTGTTATAATTCCCATAAGCAGAGGAACGCCCGGCTTTTGCACCTTTGCACTAAGAAGCATGAAAGGAATCCCGGCAAGAATAGCAATTACTCCGGGCATGAGAATCCACAAAATAGGGATAATGCCAAGAAGCATTCCAATAAAGCTGATTACAAAATAAATCGCGGAGAAAATACCAATGTTGATTAAATCCTTTCCTGTGAGCTTCAAGCTGTTTTTCTGTTGATGCATAAAATAACCTCCTTTTGGTTAGACATAGCTAACCGTTGCGTTTTATAAAATGCCAATGGTGGCATTGATAGATATTGTACCAGAAGCAAGAAACATATTCTTCTCCAAAAGGTCATTTTTTCACCGTTTGGACGATAAGTTCAAAGAGTCTTACATAATGGCTATATCCGTATACTACAGATATAGCAAGGCGCACATTTGATATTCCCATTTTGACAGGGTATAGTAAGAGAAAAAACAGGAGGTTCACCATGAACGACACATATTTTGACCTGGCAGAACGTTTGGAGGATTCTTTTCCCGAAATAGAAAATGAGATTATTGTTTACCTGCGGGAGAATAACGGGGACTATGCTGCTCTGCGCGGTAAGATTTCCGACATAGAGAATAAGCACAACTTTATCGAGCAGGTGCTAAATGGCAGCGGAGAGGTTCATCTGACAGCCGAGGAACACGCTGTGCTGACGGAGTATTTGCGGCTTAGGTTTAGCTTGGATGATATGGAGCGGCTGCAAATCTATTTTAGAGGGCATACGGACGCGGTGGCGTATTTAAAGAAGATAAAAGCGCTCTAATGGAGAGGTTTCTGTTGACTTTGGGAGGGAATACCAATATAATGGTAGCTGGTTATAGAGGAGATGAGCAGCTTGAAATTTAACAATGTGTTCTTCATCAATGGGACGGCCTACGCTGGGAAATCCACCATGGTGAAGCTGCTGGCTGAAAGGCACAACGGTATCGCCTGCGAGGAAAATTATCACGATTCTATGCTGCCCGGTTTGGACAGCCGGGAGTTCCCATGTTTGACCTACACCCGGGACTTGCAGGACTGGCACGACTTTATCAGGCGGACGCCGGATGAGTATGAGGCTTGGGTAAGGGGCGTATCAAAAGAGTGCGAGGTTCTTGAGCTGCAAATTCTGGAAAAGCTGGCCGCGACGGATAAACCGGTGTTTGTGGACACCAACATCTCCCTGGGAACGCTGCGGGAGATTTCTGACTACGACCATGTGCTTATCATGCTGGCTAACCCGAAGGTTTCGGTGAAACGCTTTTTTGAGAGGCCCGACAAGGAGAAGCAATTTCTCTATAAGCTGATGATGGAGGAACCGGAGCCGGAGAGGGCGCTTGAGAATTTCCGGCAATGCTTGGAGCGTATCAACTCCTCCGCCGTGTATGAGGAGTTTTTCCACTCGGGGTTTCGGGTGATTTTAAGGGACGATAGCCGGAGCATTGAGAAAACTTTCGCTTTAGTGGAGCGGGAGCTTGGATTGCAAAAATGATAGATCATGCGGAGGGAAATCTTCATGGCGAATAATGCACACATCCTACTATTTCATGTAGAGTCGCTCAAGGCCGCGCACATTGAGAGCCTGTGCAAAAATCTCAGTATACGCACTTCCCGAATTAAACTGGCGGATTACTCCCAAAAGCTGGCGTATCTTGCCGGAATACCGGGCTTTCTCAGAGAAGATACCGACTACACTGGCCCGGAGTTTCCGTCTGAAATGATGGTATTTGCTAATATGGCAGATATGCTCGACCAGTTTCTGAGCGAATACAAAAAATCCGGTATACCTCCTATAGGGTTGAAAGCCGTCATTACACCGCACAATATATTTTGGAGCGCTGCGGATTTATATGAGGAGCTTTTCAAAGAGCACCAAGCGTTTCAAAAGAAATAGTAGTTTTAATTACATAGCCAGGAGATTTTCTCATGAAATCCCCCGGCTATTTTTATTTGAAGCGGAGGTGAAAATTATGCCATATATTCCATCCGAAACCGTGTCCAAGGCCCGCGAGATGGACTTACTGACCTACCTGCGCAACTATGAGCCGGACGAGCTGGTACACTTCAGCGGCAACACCTACTGCACCCGTGAGCATGACAGCCTGAAAATCTCCAATGGAAAATGGTGCTGGTTCTCGCGGGGAATCGGCGGCACGTCGGCGCTGGATTATCTTATCAAGGTAAAAGAAATACCTTTTCTGGACGCAGTACCCTGTCATGCTGACCGCCGCCGGGATGGAGCCGCTTATGGGCGTGCAGCAAAGTGCGCTGGCCATTGAAACGCTGGCTAATCTTGTGGTAGATAAGCCGGAATTGACTATCCCGCCAGAGGGCGAGGACAGTGAGCCCCATGGAGATAATATCATAAATGAATCCGCTCCGCAAGTGACTGCCGCAGATAAGTAAGCGGCAATTTATGAGCAAGGGATTTTGTGGGCTGGGTCAGTATTGGTGGCACAAACATCAACTACCCGGTTATGCAGTCCCCAAACAACCCAAATTTTTATCTGAAACACAGCTTTGATAAGGAATACAGCAATTACGGTGTTCCTTATGTGCAGGAGAACTGTGAGCTGGGCGTGTCGGACAATATCACCATCTATGGGCACCACATGAACGACGGCTCCATGTTTGCCGACCTCTGCAAATATGAAAGCGAGGATTTCTACCGGGAGCATAAGACGATTCGGTTTGATACACTGGACGGCTTTGGCGAGTATGAGATTGTCGCAGCTTTCAAGACGGTAGCTTATTCCAATGCAGGCTTTCCTTATTTCCTGTTTGTAAAAGCTGATAAACTCGAGGATTTTGATGATTTTATAGCTAAGTGCAAAGAACTTGCATTCTTTAACTGGAATGATGAATATGGGCAGGACGGTGATTCCGACCATGTGGGAACTGTGGAGAAAGTTGAGGGTGGTGTCGTGTACACTGTTGAGGGGAACTCCGGCGATATGTGCCAGGAGAACCGATATACCGTAGGGTATTATGAAATCCTGGGGTATGGTACACCAGCATATTAGAACGACAGCCGCCATAAGGCGGCTGGTACATACTTGCATTTTTACAGTTGAATCTCTGACTTCTGTATGTTATAATCGGTTTATGAAACATCAGTGTACAAGGGGCTACAAACGATATAAAGAAATGTTTCAGATATGCAGAGTGGAAAAGTCAGATTTTCCACTCTATTTTTACATACTCGCTGGTCGCGCTGATTGATGAAATCAGGCCGTCCGTGGCTTTCCTCTTATCCTCAAAACTGATATTCTCCCAGTCATCCAGATAGCCGGACAGCAAATCAATCTGCTGCTGGGAAATGGTCTCCACGGATAAATCGGCAATCGCCTTTGTGATTTTCTGGCGGCGTGTGTCCAGTTCCTCGATTTTCTTGTTGGCGTAGGCAAGCAGGGTAAATGTGTCCTTCACTAACCATGAGAAAATCTCGTGATTAAGAAGTCATTTAGAGCATATATCACCGCTGGCCAGCTTGTATTTGGCA encodes the following:
- a CDS encoding MptD family putative ECF transporter S component, whose translation is MHQQKNSLKLTGKDLINIGIFSAIYFVISFIGMLLGIIPILWILMPGVIAILAGIPFMLLSAKVQKPGVPLLMGIITGLLYFITGQFTVVILITFIISCLLAELLRFLTHYSSFKGNAIAFILFSYGMVGSPLPIWLFKSSFFMQIAEQGMPETYVTALEMLSSAPMLIVMLVTPIVGGLIGVMIARAMFKKHFQKAGMI
- a CDS encoding sortase domain-containing protein; this translates as MGWVSIGGTNINYPVMQSPNNPNFYLKHSFDKEYSNYGVPYVQENCELGVSDNITIYGHHMNDGSMFADLCKYESEDFYREHKTIRFDTLDGFGEYEIVAAFKTVAYSNAGFPYFLFVKADKLEDFDDFIAKCKELAFFNWNDEYGQDGDSDHVGTVEKVEGGVVYTVEGNSGDMCQENRYTVGYYEILGYGTPAY
- a CDS encoding DUF6664 family protein — protein: MNDTYFDLAERLEDSFPEIENEIIVYLRENNGDYAALRGKISDIENKHNFIEQVLNGSGEVHLTAEEHAVLTEYLRLRFSLDDMERLQIYFRGHTDAVAYLKKIKAL
- a CDS encoding DUF3783 domain-containing protein; the protein is MANNAHILLFHVESLKAAHIESLCKNLSIRTSRIKLADYSQKLAYLAGIPGFLREDTDYTGPEFPSEMMVFANMADMLDQFLSEYKKSGIPPIGLKAVITPHNIFWSAADLYEELFKEHQAFQKK